From Saccharibacillus brassicae:
GACCGTTTTTGTGGTAAAATGCAGTCAGACGCGCGGGGCGCGTCTATTGATCTGCCCACCTTCCCCATTTTTGCCCATACCTCAATAGAAGACGGTGATATTCATGAATAAATCTCCACAGGAGACCCGGGTCGTCGTCGGCATGTCCGGAGGCGTAGACTCTTCGGTCACGGCGCTGCTGCTCAAGGAGCAGGGATACGACGTAATCGGCATCTTTATGAAAAACTGGGACGATACCGACGAGTTCGGCCACTGCACCGCGGAAGACGACGCCGAAGACGTGCGCCGGGTCTGCGAGAAGATCGGCATCCCTTATTATACGGTCAATTTTGAAAAAGAATATTTCGATAAAGTGTTCACGTACTTCCTCGACGAATACAAGCGCGGCCGCACGCCGAATCCGGACGTCATGTGCAACCGCGAGATCAAGTTCGGCGAGTTCCTGAACAAGGCGCTCGATCTCGGCGCCGACTACGTCGCGACCGGCCATTATGCCCGCGTCGTCGAAGAAGACGGCGAATTCAAGCTGCTGCGCGGCGTGGACGCCAACAAGGACCAGACGTATTTCCTCAATGCGCTGAATCCGTACCAGCTGTCCAAGACGATGTTCCCGATCGGCCATCTGCCGAAGCCGGAAGTGCGCCGCATAGCCGAAGAAGCGGGCCTCGCCACCGCGCGCAAAAAAGACAGCACCGGCGTCTGCTTTATCGGCGAACGCAACTTCCGCGAATTTCTGAGCGGCTACCTGCCGGCCAAGTCCGGCGAGATGATCGATATCGCCACCGGCGAATCGAAAGGCCGCCACGACGGGCTGATGTACTACACGCTCGGGCAGCGCCAGGGTCTCGGCATCGGCGGCTCCGGTTCCGGCGAACCGTGGTTCGTCGCCGACAAAGACCTCGAACGCAATATTTTGTACGTCGTGCAGGGCGACAAGCACCACAGCCTGTACTCTACCGCGCTCGTCGCAAGCGGCGTGACGTTCGCTTCGGGACGCGACGAACTGGCGGCGGGACCGAAGTCGTGCACAGCCAAATTCCGCTACCGCCAGCCCGATCAGGGCGTTACGCTGACCGCTCTTGCGGACGGCTCGGTCCATGTGGCGTTCGACGAGCGCCAAAAAGCGATCACGCCCGGCCAGGCGGTCGTCTTCTACGACGGCGACGTCTGCCTCGGCGGCGGAACGATCGAGACGGTCGAGAAAGTGCCGGCCGAACAGCCGCAGCAAACGCTCAGCCTTTAAGCGGTATGCAGCGCGGTATTCAAAAATCGCGAACATGCGTACCTTGTAAAAGCGAATCTCATAAAAGCGAACCGTATAAAAAACGAATCGTGTAAAAAACGAAAAAGCCCGCTTCCCCCGTCTGACGGGGAAAAGCGGGCTTTTCGTTATACGGCGCGGCGTGAGCACTCCGCCGATAAAGCGGGACGTTCGCGCCGGCACTCATCGTCCACTGGGCCAAAGCCGGGACGCGGCGTTATTGCGTGATGACGTTATTGGCCGACGTCTCCGGCAGGCTGGCCTTCCTGATCCGTATGCGAATCGCCGCCTTCGTCGGTGTCGTCCACGATCAGATCGGCCGGCGCGGAATTCGGGTCGAGCCATTTGTTGATCGACTCGATCGTTTCTTCCAGATCTTCGTCGTCCAGCTCGTAATACCACGCATCGCGCGATACGCCTTCGCCCTGGAGCATATGGCTGCTGATCGTCGGCGTCGAATCGTTCAGAATGACCGTTTTGGCCAGCGACAGCATGAATTCGGAATTCATGTTCGTCTTAAAGTTCTGTCCGGCAATCCCGATCAGTTTCGGGATCTGGGTCAGATTCTCGACGCTTTTCAACCGATCCAGTACCTGCTTGAGGAAGATGCGGTGACGCTCGGTCCGCTTGAAGTCCGAATCTTCGCGGTAACGGACGTAATTGAGCGCTTCCGTCCCGTCGTAGATCGGCTTGTTGGCTTCGATCGTAAATTTCTCGTGGTCGGCCTGCTTGTTCTCGATCGTCTCGGTAATCGGCAGTTCCACGCCTCCGAGCGCATTGACGACGTCCTTCAGTCCGTTGAAGTTGATCGTCGCGTAATAATCGACGTCGTGGTCAAGCAGCGCCTCCACGGTATCGACGCTCATCTGCGCGCCGCCGTAAGCGTAAGCCGCATTGATTTTCGTTTTCGAACGCGTGCCTTTGATCGTCGGCGTACCGACCATGTCCACGTAGGAGTCGCGCGGGATAGAGATCAGCAGCACTTTGTTGTCCACCGGCCGTACGACCGAATAGATAATGGAATCGGTCCGGGCCAGTTCGTCGTCCCGTTGGTCGGTTCCGAGCAGCAGCACAGAAAAAGGTTCTTTGGTGAGTTCGGCGACGGTCAGTTCTTCCGCGCCTCCGCCTTTGGGCGGCTGATCCAGCGGAACGAAAGAATCGTCGAGCGTGTTTTTGACGGTATCGGCCAGGAACGTATCGAACGCGAGCACCATCAATTCTTTGCGGAAAATAAATCCTCCGAGCCCCAGCACCAGCACTACGCCCAGTGCGATCAGCCAGGCTCTGCCTTTGTTTTTCTTCGTCTTTTTCTTGCGATGCCTCTGTGCTCTTGTGAGAACGCGAGCCTCGGCCGGCTGGTTTTTATCCATTTTGTTCGTACCTTTCTCTCTCCACAAAAGTCGTCGGCTTGCCACGTTGACCGGGCTCTTGCGAACCTGTAACGCAGTCAGCGTACTACGGACCTTATAATCCCTTATGGAAGCTAAAATAAAAGCGCGTGCAGGGCAAACCGTCTTCGGGCGGGTGCCCGAAGTTCAAGACATCTCTTAGATTACTACATTTCGTATTGTTCTGACAATTCTAACATACGAATCGCGTTTGCGGACCGTACGGCGCAAATTTCGAGAGATCCGGCCGTTTGGCCGCCCCGTTCAGCCTTTATCGCGGCGTCGCTGTTGATTCAGGCGGATTTTCGACTCGTTGCCCTGTTCGGTCGCTTCGTAAAAGACGGTACCCTGCAGTTCGGCGGGCAGATACGCCTGCTCCACGTAATGATTCGGAAAGTTGTGCGGATATTTGTAGCCTTCGTGCCCGAGCTGCTCGGCTCCCTTGTAATGGGTGTCCCGCAGATGAAGCGGAACTTCCGTCGTCGCGGTGCGGCCGAACGCGGCTTCGGCCCGGGAAATCGCGGTATACACGGCGTTGGACTTGGGGCTTTCGACGGCGAACAGGATCGCCTGGGCGATATTGAGCTTCGCTTCGGGCCAGCCGTTGTTGCGGTAGGCTTCCAGCGCCGATACGGCCTGCACCATCGCCTGCGGGTTGGCGAGCCCGATATCTTCGCTGCTCGCCGCGATCAGGCGGCGGATAAACGTCATCGGGTCCATGCCGAGCTTCTCGACGGCATAGAGGAACCAGTACAGCGCGGCGTCGCTGGAGCCGCGAATCGATTTGTGGAACGCCGACAGGACGTCGTACTGCGTCGACTCGTCGGCGCGCGCGATCGGGCGGCGCACCGATTCTTCGGCCGCTTCGCGCGAGATGACGACGCTGCCGTCCGGCTGGGGCGGCGTGGTCAGCGCCGCAAGTTCCAGCGCGTTGAGCGCGCGGCGGATATCGCCGCCCGACATCGCCGCGATATGGTCCAGCGCTTCTTCGTCGGCGCGCAGGTCCATGTAGCCGAGACCGCGCTGCGGGTCGGCCAACGCGCGGCGCATCGCGATCAACGCATGCTCCGCCGTGAGCGGCTCCAGCTGGAACAGCGTCGAGCGGCTCATGAGGGCTCCGTTGACGTAGTGAAACGGATTCTCCGTCGTCGCGCCGATAAAGATGATCGTGCCTTTCTCCACCGCCGGCAGCAGGGCATCCTGGCGCGAGCTGTTGAAGCGGTGGACTTCGTCGAGGAACAAGATTGTCTTGCTGCCGTGCAGCGCTTTGTCGTCGGCCGCCTGCCGGATGACTTCGCGCACGTCCTTGACCGTGGCGTCCACCGCGTTCAGGCGCACGAACTTGCCCTGCGTATGATTCGATATGATGTGGGCCAGCGTCGTCTTGCCGCATCCCGGCGGTCCGTACAGCACGATCGAACCAACTTTGTCGGCCTCGATCGCGCGGCGCAGCAGCCTGCCCGGCCCAACGATGTCTTCCTGGCCGATATATTCGTCCAGCGTCAGCGGTCGCATGCGGTCGGCCAGTAGGCCGCTGCCCGTCTGCGCGTCCGAGTCGCCTCCGTAAGAAAACAGATCCAAGCTTGTCACGTCCTTTCGTTCTTTATCCAATATAGAGGGCATCTGCCCGGAACGCAAATCAAAACCGTCTCCAAACTTCCAAAAAACGCCCAATTCCGTACGATCCCGCACGAAAATCGAACATTCGGCGCCGAATCGAAGCGGCAGGTTCGTTTTGGCGCAAAATCGCTTACAAGTTAGCTTCCATTTGCCGATATATGCTTTGTATGCAACGACGGGTCGCCGAATCGGGTAACTCCGCACAAAACCCGCCCAATCCGAGGGAGTGACGAAGATGATTTCGCCAAGCCGTGAACGGCACCGAAACGAAACGAAGCTGGGCGCACTGCTGGTCCGGTTCAGCCTCGCTTTCCTGGCCGTATTCGCCCTGCTGTTGGGGGGCGCCTACCTGTTTCAGAACCATTTTATCAAAAGCAGTTACCTTCAGGTTCGCGATCTGGCTCTGCTGACCGAAAATCTCGACCTGCTGGAAAAAGCGCTGGTCGAGCAGGAAAGCGGCCAGCGCGGCTATAGCATGACCGGCGAACAGTCGTTTCTCGATGCGTATAACCGCGGCACTGCGGACTACGAACAGCTCGTGCAAAATCTCCGGGACCGCGCTTTTTTGACGCCTCTTTTCGAAACCGATATCGAGTCGCTGCTGTCCGATATTCAGCGTTGGGAAAACCGGCATATCCGGGCTTTGTTTGACCAATCGCTGCTGGGCCGCTCGGCCAGCGCGACGCAGCTCAAAATCGACGAGGCCGCGTTTCTTGCGCTGAGCGCCGAATTCGACGACGTCCTGTCGCGCATCGTCGTACAGCGCGATCTCGAACGCGAACGGCTGCTCAGTCGGATCAGCCTGACGCTTGCGCTGGCCGGCACCGCCGCGCTGCTGGCGCTCGGCCTGTACGTCTTCTTTATCATTAAACATATTCGCAGGTTGATCGATCCGCTGGCGGCGCTCGATCGCGCCATCTCCTTCTATGAAGGAAGCCGATGCGAGCCGGAACGGACCGATTATACGTCTTCCGGCGAATTGGGCCGGCTCGTCGGCGCTTTCAACCGGATGGGCGAAGACATGCGGCGCGAAAGCGAGCAGCTCGAAGACACGTACAAAATGATCAACGCGCTCAATCAGGCCGCTTCGCTGCAGGACGTCTACCGGGAGACGCTGGTGCATATGCGCGCGCTCGTTCAATGCGACAAAGTCAGCCTGATTATGCAAAACGCGGACCGGCGCTTTTATTTCAAAACGGTACTGCAGGGCGAACACCTCAAACCCAAAGAAGCGCTGCTGCCCGGCGAGCAGGCACAGTTATGGGAGCTGATCCGCGGCGGCGTGTCGGTGCTGCATGAAGATTGGGACATGCGCAGGCCCCGCGGCGAGCTGGCCGACCGGCTGTACGGGAGCGGGATTCGCTCGTCCGTCCAACTGCTGCTGCGCAAAGACAAACGGATCGTCGGCGTCCTGAACCTGATGTCCGCGCAGCCTTTCTTTTTTACCGCGGTCAAAAAGCAGCGTCTGGAAAAGCTCGTTCCGCTGATCGTCACCTCGATCGAGAACGTGCGGCAGACCGGGCAGATCCAGTCGCTCGCGATGCGCGACGGCTTGACCGGCCTCTGGAATCGCCGGTATTTCGAAGATTCGCTCGTCAAGCTGCATAACGAGACGTTCCCCAAGCACAATCCGAACGCGCACCCGCTCAGCCTGATTCTGCTGGACGTAGACCATTTCAAACGGCTCAACGATACCCGCGGCCACCAGGAAGGCGATACGGTGCTGAAGCATATCGGCCTGCTGCTTCGGGCGTACAGCCGCTTCGGCGATCTGCCTGTCCGCTTCGGAGGCGAAGAATTCGCCGTGCTGCTGCCCGATACGCCGATCGAAGAAGCGGCGGACGTCGCCGAACGGCTGCGCAGGCTGATCGAATTCGATTCGCCTTCGCCGGATTACGTCGTCACCGCAAGCTTCGGCGTCGCGGAGCTTCAGGCGCGGCAAAATGCGCAGGAGCTGATCCGCACGGCCGATTCCGCGCTGTACCGGGCCAAAGCCGCGGGCCGCAACCGGGTCTGCATTCACGGCGAAGATCTGAACGATTCCGCCTGAGACGCGGTTGCGAGCGATCTCCGGTCATGATTATACGCAAAAGGACGGCCCGCGGGCCGTCCTTTTGTTTTGCTCTTTTTTAAAAAGATAAGTCACGCGTCAACAAGGACGGGCCGAAGCGCTCAAGCTTCGCCGTCCGGCCAGCCGGGTACGCTCCACTCGCCGGAAGCGTCCAGAAAAGCCGGCGTCGCGCCGCCGTGCAGCACCCAAAGTTCGTGCAGCGCCCGCGTGCAGCCGACGTACAGCATCTTGGCGTCCCATTCGCTGTCTCCGTACCGGCTCGCTCCCGCGTCCGCAACGACGACCGCGTCGAATTCCAGTCCTTTGGACAGATGCAGCGGCAGCACGGACAAGCCGCCTTCGTACTGCGTCATGCTGCCGTCGATCAGGTTCAGCTCGGGGAACTCCGGCTGCAGCGCCGCATGCAGTGCCCGGGCCTGCGACTGCGTCCGGGTGAGCAGCGACACCGTTTTGTGCTCCCGTCCCCAGAGCGCTCTCAGCGCTTTGGCCGCAGCGGACGCGGCAGCCGCGCCGGCTGCTTCGGCATCGCCGGCTTCGGCTTCAAGCCCGAAATCGATCAGCCGCACGGGGTTGCCGCTCCGGAACACCGGCACCGCTTCGATCGCGTTCGCCACGCCGCCGGCCAGAATCGTATTGGCAAACCCGATGATCTCCATCGTCGAACGGTAGCTTCGCGTCAGCGCGTGATACGAAGTCTCCCCGGTGCCGAACAGACCGCTCATTTCCTCCCATGCCTGCACGCCTTTGTACGCATGGATGCCCTGCGACAGATCGCCCAGAATGGTGAACGAATGGCCGCGCACGAACCGGTCGAGCACCGTCACCTGCAGCGGCGAAAAATCCTGCGCTTCGTCGATGACGATATGGTCGAACCGTTCCGACCCTTCGATCCCGTTCAGCAGCAGATGCAAATAGAGCAGCGCCGGCAGGTCTTCTTCGCGCAGCCGGTTTTCTTTGAGATCTTTGCGCGTCGACTTCAGCACGGCGGCGGGAATGCCGGCGAGCTTCTCCTGCGGCAGGATGCCGCGGGCGTCTTTGGCTGCTCCGAACATCTGCTTGTACAGCGTCAGCGGACTGAAATCGGGCCATTTTTTGGCGTACGCTTTTTCGCGCTGGGCCGCTTTCTTTTTGAACTCTTTGCGCAGCGTCTCCGGCTTGACCGGCTTGAGTTCCATTTCGATCCAGCGATGGATTCTCGCCAGCACGCGTTCTTTGCGGCCGGCCGCCGAATAATGCCTGTACTCGTCCGCGTACCAGTGCAGGATCGTTTCGTACGGCAGCACTTTGCCTTCCCACGGCGAAAATTCAAGGTCCGGCGCGCCGGAACTTTCGAGCGCGGCCGCCGCGGCGTCGAGCATGCCCCGGAACAGGTCCGAGCCTTTGAAACGTCCCGGCGCATCGTCGCCCGGGGCTTCCCCGGCGGAGCGGCCGAACCAGAAGTCCAGCGTCTCGGCCGGATCGGCCAGCATCGATTCCGCGTCCAGCTGTTTGACCGCCCAATCGGTGAACGTACGCTGCTGGATATCGCCTACGCCGAGTTCCGGCAGGACGCCGGAAATATAATCGAGGAACATGCCGTTCGGCGCGAAAATGATCATTTTCTCCGCCGATACCTGCTCTTTGTACTGATACAGCAGGAACGCGAGCCGGTGCAGCGCGACAGTCGTCTTGCCGCTGCCCGCGACGCCCTGAATGATCAGCGCCGTGTTTTTCTCCGCCCGGATGATCCGGTCCTGCTCGGCCTGGATCGTCGAGACGATATCGCGCAGCCGGTTGTCTTTGTTCTCGCCCAGCCGGTACAGCAAAAACTCGTCCGAGACGGCCGGTTCTTCGCCGCCGCGCGTGTAGGTGTCGACGACGCGTTCGAGTTCGGAGCGGCGCACCATAATATTGCGTTTGAGATGCACCGCGCCTCCGATCAGCCCTTCCGGCGCTTCGTACTCGACCCGTTCTTCTCCCCCGGTAAACGAATAGAACAAACTCGCGACCGGCGCCCGCCAATCGACGACGATCGGCAGACTGGCGGGATCGCGTCCGTCGAGCCCGGTCTTGCCGATATAGAGCGGCGCCGGCGCGGCGCGGCCTTCTTCCTCGAAGTCCATCCGTCCGAAATACGGCTCGGGTTCCGACTTGATCAGCCGTTGGCGGCGCTCTTCGCGTCCCGCCTCAAGCACCTGCTCGGTAAAATCGTGCCCGGTATAGACCGGCACGGCCCGAAGGCGCGCAAGCTGCGTTCCGATTTCTTGCAGAACGGAATCCAGCTTGTGTTGCTCTTCTTGATAGGCACTTTGAAGATTGTCGCTCATTTCAGTTACCTCCTAAGATGAGCATTTTGTACAGAGGTTCTCTCGAACCGGCGAACTTGGCCGCACAAAATGCCGAAATCAATCGGCATTTTCGCCCGCCGGATTCGGGGACGAAAATGCAAAAGGATTACCAGCATAGCATATTCCCGTGCAAAGCACCTTAATTTTTTCGGCGCGCGCAGCAAAAGGCGCTTCCTGGCGGAAGCGCCTTTTACGAATTCGGTATGAAATTAAGTCTGATCGAGCATCGGATGGCCGCCGATGATCAGCAGGTCTTTGATGGCTTCGCTGACCATGATCAGCCCGGCCACCGGAGGCACGAAAGCGTTGCTGGCCGGAGGCTGCTTCGCTTTGCGGATCTTGGCGCCGGCCGGAGCGATCTGCTCGGTCACGTCCGCGCGCGGCTTGATCGGCTTTTCGGTCGAAAAGACGACTTTGACCCCTTTTTTGATCCCGCTCTCTTTGCGCAGCTTTTTGCGGATGATCCGCGCGATCGGGTCCATTTTCGTTTTGGAAATGTCCGCCACCTGGAAGCGCGACGGGTCCATTTTGTTCGCCGCGCCCATGCTGGAGATGATCGGAATGCCGCGTTCGAGACACTCCTTGATAATATGGATCTTGTAGACGATCGTGTCGGAAGCGTCGATCACGTAGTCGATGTGGTGTTCGAACAGCGTTTCGTACGTTTCTTCCGTGTAAAACATATTCAGCACGATCGTCCGGATGTCGGGATTGATCAATTTGACCCGCTCGGCCATCAGTTCCGTCTTCTGCTGGCCGACCGTCGTCGTCAGCGCATGGATCTGACGATTGATGTTCGTAATGTCCACGACGTCTTTGTCGATCAGGATCAGCGTGCCCACGCCGGAGCGGGCCAGCGCTTCGGCCGCCATGGCGCCGACGCCGCCGATACCGAGTACCGCTACCGTGCTGTTTTTAAGCGCTTCGAGCCCGCCGGGGCCGATCGCGAGTTCCGTTCTGGAAAAAGCATGCAGCATCGTCCAACAACCTCCTCCTGCGTACGTTTAGGCTTGTTCGCTTTCGGCTGCCGCCGGCTTTTTGGCCGGTTTCGGAGCCAGCTTGATATGCAGCTGTTCGAGCTGCCCCTGATCGACCGCGGACGGCGCGTTCATCAGCAGGTCGGTCGCGCTTGCCGTTTTCGGGAACGCGATCGTCTCGCGCAGGTTCGTGCGCTGCGTGAGCAGCATGACCAGGCGGTCGAAGCCGAACGCGAAGCCGCCGTGCGGAGGCGTGCCGTACTGGAACGCGTCCAGCAGGAAGCCGAACTGCTCCTGCGCCGTTTCTTCGGAAATGCCGAGCAGTCTGAACATTTTCTGCTGCAGGTCGTGTTCGAAGATCCGCAGCGAACCGCCGCCGACTTCGTAGCCGTTCAGCACGAGGTCGTAAGCCTGCGCGCGCACCGCACCCGGGTCGGTCTCGAACAGTTCCAGATCTTCTTCGAGCGGACGGGTGAAGGGATGGTGTTCCGCCACGTAGCGCTTCGATTCTTCGTCGTAGCTGAGCAGCGGGAATTCCAGTACCCAGGCGAATTTGTAGATGCTGTCGTCGATCAGGCCGAGCTGACGGCCGATTTTGAGACGCAGCGCGCCGAGCACGTCGGCCACGACCTGTTTTTTGTCCGCGGAGAACAGCAGCAGGTCGCCCACTTCGGCGTCCGTGCGCTCGCGCAGCGCCTGAATGACTTCTTCGCTCATGAACTTGACGATCGGGCCTTTAAAGCCGTCTTCCTTGACCTGAATCCAGGCCAGGCCTTTCGCGCCGTAACGGGCGGCGTAAGGACCGAGATCGTCGATCTCTTTGCGCGTCCACGTGCCGCAGCCTTTGGCGTTCAGCACTTTGACCTGCCCGCCGCTGCCGATCACGGAAGCGAACACTTTGACTTCGCTCGTCTCGACGATGTCGCCGACATCGACCAGTTCCATGCCGAAGCGCAGGTCCGGCTTGTCGGAGCCGTATTTGCTCATCGCTTCCGCGTGCGTCAGACGCTGGAACGGCAATTGAACTTCGACGCCGATCGTCTCGCGGAACAGCTTCGCCATCAATTGTTCGATCAGGCCGAGAATTTCGTCGCGCGAGACGAACGACAGCTCAAGGTCGACCTGCGTGAATTCCGGCTGACGGTCGGCCCGAAGGTCTTCGTCGCGGAAACAGCGCGCGATCTGGTAATAGCGTTCCAGGCCGCTGACCATCAGCAGCTGCTTGAAGATCTGCGGCGACTGCGGCAGGGCGAAGAATTCGCCTTCGTGCACGCGGCTCGGCACGAGGTAATCGCGCGCGCCTTCCGGCGTGCTTTTGGTCAGAATCGGCGTTTCGACTTCCACGAAGCCCTGTTCGTCGAGATAGTTGCGGAAGATTTTGGCCGACTGCGAACGCAGCATGAGCGTCTTTTGCATTTCCGGGCGGCGCAGGTCGAGGTAGCGGTATTTCAGGCGCAGCGCTTCGTCGACTTCGATGCCGTCTTCGATGAAGAAAGGCGTCGTTTTGGCCGCGTTCAGCACTTCGATCTCGGTTACGCGCACTTCAAGTTCGCCGGTCGGCAGGTTTTTGTTGACCGTCTCTTCTTCGCGTTTGACGACTGTGCCTTTGATGGCCAGGACGTATTCCGTCCGTACGCGTTCCGCCGTTTGCAGCGCTTCGCCCGAGTAAGCCGGGTTGAAGACGGCCTGCACGATGCCGCTGCGGTCGCGGAGATCGATGAACAGGACGCCCCCGAGGTCGCGGCGGGTCTGGACCCAGCCGTTCAATGTAACCGTTTCGCCGATTTGCGCGGAAGTGATCTGTCCGCAGTGATGAGTTCTGAGCATCATAAGGTCATTCTCCTTTGGTTCGGACACGACCGGCCGGAGCCGGCGTTGTCCGGGTGTGGGTGATTCTAGGTCGTACGCGATTTCAACACCGATTCCAGCTCGCCGAGCGGCACCGTGACCTGCTCGCGCGTCTCCATCGATTTGACGGCAATCTCGCCGCGTTCCAGTTCGTCGTCGCCGAGGATCGCCGTGTAGCGCGCCTGCAGCCGGTCGGCCGACTTCATCTGGGCTTTCATCTTGCGGCCCTGGTAATCCCGCTCGGCCGAGAAGCCGAGGCGGCGCAGCTTGTGCAGCTGCTTCGTGATCTCCGCATTGGCTTTGTCGCCAAGGGCGATCAGGTAAATGTCCAGCGGCGGTTCGGCTTCGATCTCCGTCTGCTGGTCCGCCAGCAGCAGCTGCAGGCGTTCCATGCCGATCGCCATGCCGATGCCCGGCTGGTCCGGTCCGCCGACTTCGGCGACCAGCTTGTTGTAGCGTCCGCCGCCGCCGATCGTATCGATCGCGCCGATGCCGCTTTCCGTTTTGAACTCGAACGCCGTCAGCGTGTAATAATCGAGTCCGCGTACGAGGCGCTGATTGATTTTGTACGGAACGCCCATCGCCGCCAGATGGCTTTGCACGGCTTCGAAGTGCACGCGGCTTTCTTCGTCCAGGCTGTCGAGGATCGACGGCGCGTCCGTGAACTTGTCCTGATCGACTTTGCAGTCGAGCACTCGCAGCGGATTGCGGTCGATCCGGCTCTGGCAGTCTTTGCACAGCGTATCGCGCATCGGATTGAGGAACGCCAGCAGCCGTTCGTTATACTCGGCGCGCGACGCCGCGTTGCCGACCGAGTTGATCTCGACGCTCGTGCCTTTGAGGCCGATGTCTTCGAAGAACTGCATGCCGAACGCGATGACTTCGGCGTCGATCGCGGGATCGACCGAGCCGATCGCTTCGATGCCGAATTGGTGGAACTGGCGGTA
This genomic window contains:
- the mnmA gene encoding tRNA 2-thiouridine(34) synthase MnmA, which gives rise to MNKSPQETRVVVGMSGGVDSSVTALLLKEQGYDVIGIFMKNWDDTDEFGHCTAEDDAEDVRRVCEKIGIPYYTVNFEKEYFDKVFTYFLDEYKRGRTPNPDVMCNREIKFGEFLNKALDLGADYVATGHYARVVEEDGEFKLLRGVDANKDQTYFLNALNPYQLSKTMFPIGHLPKPEVRRIAEEAGLATARKKDSTGVCFIGERNFREFLSGYLPAKSGEMIDIATGESKGRHDGLMYYTLGQRQGLGIGGSGSGEPWFVADKDLERNILYVVQGDKHHSLYSTALVASGVTFASGRDELAAGPKSCTAKFRYRQPDQGVTLTALADGSVHVAFDERQKAITPGQAVVFYDGDVCLGGGTIETVEKVPAEQPQQTLSL
- a CDS encoding LCP family protein, with translation MDKNQPAEARVLTRAQRHRKKKTKKNKGRAWLIALGVVLVLGLGGFIFRKELMVLAFDTFLADTVKNTLDDSFVPLDQPPKGGGAEELTVAELTKEPFSVLLLGTDQRDDELARTDSIIYSVVRPVDNKVLLISIPRDSYVDMVGTPTIKGTRSKTKINAAYAYGGAQMSVDTVEALLDHDVDYYATINFNGLKDVVNALGGVELPITETIENKQADHEKFTIEANKPIYDGTEALNYVRYREDSDFKRTERHRIFLKQVLDRLKSVENLTQIPKLIGIAGQNFKTNMNSEFMLSLAKTVILNDSTPTISSHMLQGEGVSRDAWYYELDDEDLEETIESINKWLDPNSAPADLIVDDTDEGGDSHTDQEGQPAGDVGQ
- a CDS encoding replication-associated recombination protein A, whose product is MDLFSYGGDSDAQTGSGLLADRMRPLTLDEYIGQEDIVGPGRLLRRAIEADKVGSIVLYGPPGCGKTTLAHIISNHTQGKFVRLNAVDATVKDVREVIRQAADDKALHGSKTILFLDEVHRFNSSRQDALLPAVEKGTIIFIGATTENPFHYVNGALMSRSTLFQLEPLTAEHALIAMRRALADPQRGLGYMDLRADEEALDHIAAMSGGDIRRALNALELAALTTPPQPDGSVVISREAAEESVRRPIARADESTQYDVLSAFHKSIRGSSDAALYWFLYAVEKLGMDPMTFIRRLIAASSEDIGLANPQAMVQAVSALEAYRNNGWPEAKLNIAQAILFAVESPKSNAVYTAISRAEAAFGRTATTEVPLHLRDTHYKGAEQLGHEGYKYPHNFPNHYVEQAYLPAELQGTVFYEATEQGNESKIRLNQQRRRDKG
- a CDS encoding sensor domain-containing diguanylate cyclase codes for the protein MISPSRERHRNETKLGALLVRFSLAFLAVFALLLGGAYLFQNHFIKSSYLQVRDLALLTENLDLLEKALVEQESGQRGYSMTGEQSFLDAYNRGTADYEQLVQNLRDRAFLTPLFETDIESLLSDIQRWENRHIRALFDQSLLGRSASATQLKIDEAAFLALSAEFDDVLSRIVVQRDLERERLLSRISLTLALAGTAALLALGLYVFFIIKHIRRLIDPLAALDRAISFYEGSRCEPERTDYTSSGELGRLVGAFNRMGEDMRRESEQLEDTYKMINALNQAASLQDVYRETLVHMRALVQCDKVSLIMQNADRRFYFKTVLQGEHLKPKEALLPGEQAQLWELIRGGVSVLHEDWDMRRPRGELADRLYGSGIRSSVQLLLRKDKRIVGVLNLMSAQPFFFTAVKKQRLEKLVPLIVTSIENVRQTGQIQSLAMRDGLTGLWNRRYFEDSLVKLHNETFPKHNPNAHPLSLILLDVDHFKRLNDTRGHQEGDTVLKHIGLLLRAYSRFGDLPVRFGGEEFAVLLPDTPIEEAADVAERLRRLIEFDSPSPDYVVTASFGVAELQARQNAQELIRTADSALYRAKAAGRNRVCIHGEDLNDSA
- a CDS encoding HelD family protein — its product is MSDNLQSAYQEEQHKLDSVLQEIGTQLARLRAVPVYTGHDFTEQVLEAGREERRQRLIKSEPEPYFGRMDFEEEGRAAPAPLYIGKTGLDGRDPASLPIVVDWRAPVASLFYSFTGGEERVEYEAPEGLIGGAVHLKRNIMVRRSELERVVDTYTRGGEEPAVSDEFLLYRLGENKDNRLRDIVSTIQAEQDRIIRAEKNTALIIQGVAGSGKTTVALHRLAFLLYQYKEQVSAEKMIIFAPNGMFLDYISGVLPELGVGDIQQRTFTDWAVKQLDAESMLADPAETLDFWFGRSAGEAPGDDAPGRFKGSDLFRGMLDAAAAALESSGAPDLEFSPWEGKVLPYETILHWYADEYRHYSAAGRKERVLARIHRWIEMELKPVKPETLRKEFKKKAAQREKAYAKKWPDFSPLTLYKQMFGAAKDARGILPQEKLAGIPAAVLKSTRKDLKENRLREEDLPALLYLHLLLNGIEGSERFDHIVIDEAQDFSPLQVTVLDRFVRGHSFTILGDLSQGIHAYKGVQAWEEMSGLFGTGETSYHALTRSYRSTMEIIGFANTILAGGVANAIEAVPVFRSGNPVRLIDFGLEAEAGDAEAAGAAAASAAAKALRALWGREHKTVSLLTRTQSQARALHAALQPEFPELNLIDGSMTQYEGGLSVLPLHLSKGLEFDAVVVADAGASRYGDSEWDAKMLYVGCTRALHELWVLHGGATPAFLDASGEWSVPGWPDGEA
- a CDS encoding tRNA threonylcarbamoyladenosine dehydratase, which encodes MLHAFSRTELAIGPGGLEALKNSTVAVLGIGGVGAMAAEALARSGVGTLILIDKDVVDITNINRQIHALTTTVGQQKTELMAERVKLINPDIRTIVLNMFYTEETYETLFEHHIDYVIDASDTIVYKIHIIKECLERGIPIISSMGAANKMDPSRFQVADISKTKMDPIARIIRKKLRKESGIKKGVKVVFSTEKPIKPRADVTEQIAPAGAKIRKAKQPPASNAFVPPVAGLIMVSEAIKDLLIIGGHPMLDQT